AGAGATGACAGGTCAGAGGAACATAAAACAGGTAAAGATGACTGATCCAAATGAACACAGATGTTACTAAATACACAACATTTTACAAGACACCCTGCTTCATATAAACACTTTATACTTGAACACATTAACTAATGTGAACTGCTCTGCTGTCAacacaaatcacaaatgtatacacacacattaaccaTTGTAGAAGTCTTCACGCCTGAATTGACTCATGTTGGCAcatgaatgagacacaacaggaATAACTGCAAATCAAATGTAACAAGAAAAAGTTGACGGCTGAAAGAGAAGTGAATTTTCCAAATCTCTTAGTATCAGTGCAGTAATAGTGCAGCAAAAACAAGGTGAAGACTGTGACTTCTACAACAGTGACACTGGTAAGGTTAGTTTAGTTCCTGATGCTGAAAGTTTTGGTCTTCTTGATGTTGAGGAGGGGAGGTTTAATCTTTGGTTTGTTGCTTTCTCTGTCTGAGGAGGGGAACCGACGACTGTAGATGTCTGGGTACTGCTTCTGAAACTAAAGCAAACACAAGAAACTTATGACTGAGTGACTGACTTTTCACACCCACCTCCATGCGGGTTCACAGAGTGGCCAATTTATGGCATGTGATTTTTTACATATCAGATCCAAACCACATTTGGAGGTCGAGTGAAATGCGATTCAAATCTGATTTCTACAGATGCGTCTCAGTCTGGACGCTCATATCGGATTTCAACGCGTTTTTTGTGACACAGCGGCGACGTCAAATCCAGAGAGGCATCCGTGTGGCTCGGTGCTGCTGAGCAGAATACATGCTGCTACTACCAGAGCAGCatgcaaaacaacacagacaatgCAGAGGTTGGTCTTCAATGACTGCATGTGTGAAGACATTTATACAGACACCCAATTTGGTATGAACAGAACCACAACTGCGCCCACTCTTTTAAGTACTGTATAGCAGGGCTTTAAAGAGTAACTTCACACCGAGCTGAACAGCAGAGTTTCACTGCCCCTCCAGCCCACCTATAACACCCAAAAGTGATGTTCCCTTTTCATCACAGCATGAAGTTACAAGATAAACTGTCAGTTTCTACGGGGCTGTGCTGACcatttctgtaactttccaaATCCAACAATCTGAAATTCACACCAACTTCAGGCTGCGATTGGCCAGCTGAGTGGAGGTAATAAAGTGAGCTGGGTTTTAACTTCTCTACACGTAGCTTTTTCAGTCTTGACTCAATTATTTGTCACTTTTCATTTGTGAGTCCAAAACTATGGAATGTGTTCCAGGAGAGACGGTCTGAACATGCCATTATTTCCGTATTTAAACAAAATCACATCTCCAGCCCTCTCTGTAAAGACCATCTTTTCATCCCGCCTTTCGTATATGGCCAACAAAAAGTTGTCATTTATGATTTGATATGTCAGGGAAAGCTATGCTGCTcaaaaattcatttaaaaagggTCACTTCCAGATGCAGTAAACATGTGCAACACTGGTTAAAATAGGACCTGGAATAAGTGCAGCGAGAGCTGCcacattattttaacaaaagaCAGATAACATCCATATCTTTCATATCTTTTAAACTGAACATAATGTGAAATACTCGTTTCTGACTGAACATTAAAGGACTACTTTGTTACCTGCTTCAGTTTCTTGCGTCTGTCCTTCTCACTTATGTTTTGGTCTGTCAGCAGCATCTCCAGCAGCTCTTCCATCGCCTTCTGGGAAGCTTCCAGCTTTTGCTGTTCAAACTCTGCGCCGCTAATCTGATGGCAGAACGCGTAGATGGGCATCGGAACACAAACCGGATCGCTGCCATGAACATTAGAAACACCGTCGAGGGGAACCTGGGGTCAGGAGAGTGAAAAGAGCATCTTTGTCTGCACTGATTTACCATATATTCAAAGCAGTTGaagctttgttttcatgaagcTATTCAAGCCTTTACATCACTCACATTTTGGCACAGGCAACTGATGACAAATTACATGGTCTGCAATACTTTCAGCTACATATGTACACATTTTAtacaacatttcacaacatttaggtttacaaaacaaacataaaatcacTTACAGTAGATAAACAAACTCAAAACTATGCTGAGTATctacttttttttacactgtattTCTACACCAAACAATCTAACTGAGGTGCCTTTCTACAAATATACTGTCTTACATATTCTACTACTGCATGAGTTATCTGTGTATATGGTTTAATTGGTTCTAATTGTCCATATGCACGCTGGATGCTGATGTAAACTACttaaaattagttagggatattttagtgtttcacttgattgtttattctagGACATacctgaatttttattttgtgttttgtggatATTTTTGGACCCacttcatttgacttttattgcatttccatgcacatgtactgtatatatgcacccatatcaCAATATCCAACAACTACTTTTGAGTAGTGTATGCACTGTAACAGTTTACGGGTGTACCTGTACTGTGCGCAGGTACTGTATATGGTCATTGATAGCATTGAGCAGGTACTCCGGGACTGACAGGATGCTTTGGTGATGGTCCATTAGAAATGACACCAGTCTGGTAGCCAACAGCTCGTCCAGATCACACTCCACAGCGCTGCCCAGGACACAGCCTGAAAACGTGTGAACCATCTGACGGAGAACCACAAAaaacagagcgagagaggggcACAGGTAAATAAACACtaagacaaacaaaagaaatgcaaagaggaaatgaaagatGAGGATGAAATGTCATTGGTCCCCTGGAAGGAAATTAGTCTTACAGGggaacagacaaaaacaaatatgtagtttgtttgttagttCCATCACATCAGTTTTGTTCCTCACCAGTGTTCTGGTGCCGATGGCGGGGTGGAGGCGGGGCATGTCCACGTTCTGGCTGATGCGTGACATCATCCTcatgaggagctgcagctttCTGCGGGAGgcgggggggaggaggagggtgcaAAGCTGCAGGGCCTCGATGGCGACACGCTCACACTGAGGCTGCAGGAGGCCTATATACACATACGGTCACACAGTAATGATGATGGAAACAGATGAGCTCTTTAGTGCAAacagtacagaaacaaaaagcGGTAGAATCACTCTGTGGCCACATTCATCCATCACTGCTACATCACATTCACTAGATTAGAcaaatgaatggatgaatggatgaatggatggatggatggatggatggatggaagatTAATCAACTAATATTACAGCTATAGAGCGACATGAGTAAGGTAAGACTTACAAACTGTGTTATATGTTATAGTATGCTCTTAAAAAGCATACCATTTCATAGCCCTGATCCAAGAAAGTATCTGTGCATACAAGGATTCACCTGGAACAGATCCATTCATACAGTCTGTAAAGGGAGGAATGGGGGGCAacatcccccttgttagcaaaatgaccagAATGTGTCTCCCTTGTTAACCTGCTAaccctctccatccctcccgAGATCACTTATACGTGAACCGCTGTCTAAATCCGGACCCAGATGCCACCCTATCCTAACCTACAATGGAACCAGAGACAACAGTCGGCGAGAATAGTCGagaaaaacagagcttttaacCAAAAATGGACATTCAGTACACTtgcagtttaaaaaacagtacGTCTCATATCTGCGACCACGGTGGTTATTAAAAGCAGCAATGTAATGCTAGGCAGCAGAGAACATACCCGCTCAAATCTGGCCTGAGggcacaggaaataaaatgtaatatgttAGAAAATATGATGTTCTGGACGTTTGCAGGTAGAGAATGAATTGGTCTCTGTAAAAAATTTGCAAATGGCCTACAGGTCCCAGGCTACAGACATGCACAGAGTATGTAGTAATGGATCAGGGCTATCTGGTTCATTGCCTTTAATACAGAACAACACTAACATCTCATGGTCAGAGGcttatttttttccagctgcATGGCTTGTTTAAAAGATAGAGTatctattcctttaaaaaaatcactgaatGGCTTTGAAACCCTCAGGTTCTTTTTATGTGTGTCGCTACAGCCATTGTttctaaaagcttttttttttttcaccattgaTATTCCCTGTTTTAAGCTTTATAAAGTTGCATGGTGCAAACAAGTTAGTTATCCTCTTTTTCAACCACTTTTACTTGACTATGCTTTAGTATTTGCATGATAGAATCTCTACTTGTGGGGAGATCTTTTGGAATCCAAATCCAAATCTTTTGGAGAAAAATATGGAGACCTTTTTCTTTAGGAGTTTGAAAATTATTTCGCGTAAATCAAGGAAGATGTGGCAGAGCACATAATAAAGGAAAATCAAAAGAACCAGAaaggaaaaatgacagaatgtaACAAAAGCAAGCAACTTATAATAAGCTGCATATCTTAAATGGTCCAATCAAGCTTGCACACAAGCTCTATGATCCTTAAACCATTACTTTCACTGATTCCTTTGTTCTCGGTCACTGGAACCTTGGAAATGTTAAATAATGAAGACCAAAGAGTAAATCATCTCGGGTTCACTCTTTCACTAACAGCAACTACATTTCTAATAAAACATCTTGCATAGCAGTAATGGTTAGATGTTAGATGGAGTTAGTTTGATTAGACATGGATagacaagcagacacacagacagctaGAGGGGAGGGGTCTTACTGTGCTCAGGTTTGGGTTGTGGGGGCTTGGAGCTGCTGGTGGGCACACAGACAGGCGGTTTGAACAGTGAAGCAGGTCGAGACTGCTTCGACACATCCAGAGAGCTGAGGCAGCGTCGTacaacagcaggtggaggaagcGTCCAAAGATTAGAGGTACTGGAGGCAGGTCTGGGCCCACTGAACGCTGTAGTAGCCTGAGACCCTTGTACTTTGGCCATAGCAtatgaagaggagagaaaaggatgataggaggaagaggggggatGACGGGAAGGCAACGGGGGAGGAAGTAAAGCTGAGGAGTGATGCGGCTCTGCAGGAGTGTTCACGTTAAGACAGCTGGTTGCTCGGCCCCGCCACTTGGTCTCCTTGACATCCTCCTCCCTGGTTTCTACGACAATGTCCAGACAGCTGCCTACGCTGCGTGGCCGGAAGGCGCGTGACCTCCGTGTGACTGACAGTCCTGCTACAGAAGCTACAGACAGCCTATTTCTAGATGTACCTCCTTGAGCATTTTCATACGTAATGGGGTTTGCTTTGGATGCAGATGTAAAGTCTGTACGACTGTGGAGTGTTGTGATGGCAGGGCCGTCATCTTGGCTCCTGTTGCTATAGGATGCCAGGCTGTCATTGGACAGGAACAGCTGTTGCCGGGTGAGAGGGGCAGAGTCATCTAACATAGTTTCCAGTGAGCAACTCCTGGTTTGAGGCCTCATTGAACCAGCTGTACTCAGGCTCATGCAGCTGCCTCCAAACTGACCATCGCCTTCATTGGTCATGCCTCCTTTCAGCGCTGCCAGCCGCGACTGAAGCTTCCCGCCAAGCACCTCTCTCATCGGCGACTCTGTCTCATCACATGTCCCCTGTCTGATTAGCGACAGAAGGAGACACTCTGTGGAGCGGAAAGATGCCTTGGCTGGAGGGGGAGCTGAAGGGAGGTCGGACTTCTTGCGTTTCCCACGTTGGTGTATCGTGGGCGCTGCAACGTACccacaaaacactgagagcggatgcagagacagagagagcaaagTGGTGCAGGCAGAGGGTCAGTGCAAGCAGACAGtgaaggggagggagagggttTAGTTACTTTAAACATATACTGTTCATACAGAACCATCAGCTGGTCAGAAACAAACACGTAACAGGCATACACAGAGAGTACAGCTGCTCATACTGCTGTTAGGACTCCACAAACAAGAGACAACAACCAAAACCTCTGTTAGCAGTCAAAAGGCACCGTTAGAGGTCAAAGCTTGGAACCCCACTGTGGGGACAGCATGTTATCATGAGCAACAAGATCCTGCAGACAACCCTGTGAGTTTGAGCATCTTTTTCTTGTAACACTACAACTAAGCCTCCGAACAACAATTCCAGGTTTTAGCCTAATGGAATCAGCCCACAATACCTACCCAGGACGTTGATAAATAGTTCATACAGTTCGTATGTGAGTAGTGGCTGCAGAAGGCTGTAGAAGTAATCAGACACTGTTTTGAAGACATCTCTCTCAAAGCCGGGATAGGACGGCTGTGCGTTGTCGTACTTTGGCCCTAAAACAAACAGCCGGTTACTGCAGCGTTCATGAGAGTGAAGGATGTTAAACAGCTTACACACTTCAAACTACATTCATAATCCTAACACAGACTTAGGTATGAGTTTCAATCCTCTAATTTTACATAGAatcctaaataaacaaatactgtTCAAGTGTTTACTTTACTAAATGTTGCACAGAATCAAATTATATTAAAACCCGATGAAATTACTGTGAATATGTGGTACATAAAGGAATTCCGTAATTTTTGTCAAGCTTTGGAAGGTGAAAATGAAGTGCCCAATTCTTAGCAGTATTCAGACAGGACAGAAATGTCTAAGAAGCTCGTTGGTACTCACAGTTGGCCAGGCTCTTCATGGCAGACAAAACCCAGTGTGGAAGGTCATCTGAAGAGATAATTAACATGTTAAACTGGCTGCCAGTTACGGTACATCTTACTCCTTGTGGATTGTAAGTAATATAGTCTATGCTCGTATTTTAGTGGATGGCGGACCCGTCCATtacattcatcagcattggaAGCACAGGCTTTGGATTAAGAGTAGCAGAATTTGAGACATTCACTGCCCACGGCATCTTTGGACCTTTCAACCTGACCAGCAGGACCGTtcagggaggagagggaagacaGCCTGGATAAGAACCATGCTAATCCAGCCTCGATTTAAGGCTGCTCTGGTTCATGTCTCATGATGTTGATTTGcttaaattgtgtttatttcgtAATTTTTTTGCTTCTACCATGGGTGAGTAGACTATGTAgttagattgttttgttgttttaggagtttttattattattaatattaatcttTCCGACTCcagagtctgcacagggtgttttattttgaaaactgactgGATGCTCTATGCTGTTCTGCAGtctaacttcctgtctggctcgatctgctctgtgcagttTGACACAACTGCTGTCTGCTTCCGTCGAAAAAATAGACTCGACGCGTAATCTCATACCAGAGCAGAGAGCTGCTTCTGGGACACTGCTGAAAAATGTGCTGTGGCGCAGCTGGTGGAGACAGAATCACTGCCTACGAATGCTGCGGTCAGCTCTGGCAGTTTTTGCGGCCGTAATGTGCCGCACACAGGTCTGATGGAATCTGCGGGTTAGGGGAGCTGAATAGGACAAACCTGAATACCACTTGTAGTTTATGAGGATTTTTGTGCTCATATTCAATGCTAGTTTATTGTTGATGTATAAACCCACTTGTCTTGTCGTCCAGTGTGACCACTCCATGCTTGTTGACTTTGGTCATATTATGGATGATGTTCTGGGGGTTTACATATCGTTGGTCTAAAACTTCATCAAGAGTTGCACAACCCAGAATCCTCTGCAggctgaaacacaacacacaagatTTAGTGACTCACAAAGATTCTCGTGGTATCTGCTTTCTGGACTTCATGCATCAGATATCCTCTCTTTACTGATTCTACGCAAGAAAACATTTGCTCTGTGAAAAACCTGCGTTTCAATCTAATCATAATATAATAAGACATGCTGTAAATGTCTGacacaaaaaggtttttcagttcaatgtgtgtgtttatactggGTCAGGGTGATATCTCTCCAGATCTCCTGTTCATCCTCCACAGTCATCACTCGTCGTTGCCCCTGTTGCTCTTCTATTGGCCGATTCTCTCCCCCTGCTTGGAGGGCAGGATCTACATTTTCCTGGAAGTCATAAAGAGAGCATGAACCACcacacagtttttttgttttttttcttttctttctttacacaCATCCATTCGACTGATTGGGGAAGTATTTACGTCAGTATACATCTCACTTTTAAGATTCGTTTTATAGACACACAATATAGATACAATACTCTATGTCCAATCTAACTCACCTGcgtctccttctccttcttgaAACTCCTAAACTTGAAGAAACCTTCTTTGTCCCTGAATGAAGGCCTTTTCTTAATAGAACCAGGGGCCGAGGCTTGAGCTGGACAAGGAATGGGCTTCAGAGGAGAAGTGGAGGGGAATCTGGAGGAAAGGAGATGAAATGGACTTTAATTTTGTGGATGAGAGCATAATCAACATCAATCTTTATAAATGTTTTGgatgctttaaaatgtttatttaaataactaaaaagaacattttttttccgaAACGCTCACCTGTACAGCGTGGTGTTGTCCTCCAGATCCTCCCTGCCCCAGCGACCCTTCACGTCTTCGATCACATGGTTCTTTAGAAATTTCTTCAGGAGCTGAACCGTCTGCTGCCTGGTGACATCGGGGCCAAAATTGCTGTTGCTGCAGAGCAGCTGGTGAAGCCAATCTACAGCGGCAGAGGCTGTGAAACAGGAGGCATAGTGGCGGAAGTTCTGGCGGTGTTTCCTGAGGGGCATACCAGCCCGAAACAAGCGAGTCACCTCATTCCACTGAAACAGGACAGATAGTTTAGTACATAATGTATGACACTGTCCAATTTAATTTGGTGCACTTTAGCAAAAGGGTTTATGATAATTAGGTATCAACTGACATGGTTTTATTCAGGGCTGACAcagattattagtaatcaagcTGATATTTGGAACTGATAAAGGTCtgcatttgcagtaaaaatgaaaatcttagtGAAAagtaataatcaaaataatctgTGATGGaattaaaatacatataatttacacaagtacaattttgaggtacttgtacttcacttgagtatttccattttctgctactttatacttcaattccacaacattttaaaagacaaatgctGTCCTTTTtcactccactatatttatttgcagattcagattgttaatgactaagtgggtaaaggcaagtattaaaacaagtaaaacagtctgaaaagttcagaaaattacatcacttttaaaaccatttaaaaccagtaaaagacaacacttacgACATATgacgatatccaaaatctaagatgatatatagtctcTCATCACAATATGATAGATATATTGTCCAGCTCTAACTCTTGGATAAACaagttaacaaacaatgaagaCAAGCAAAATAGTGACAAATAAGCAGTGCTGGTATTATTAGTCAATTCGTTGAGTAGAGGTCCAAAAGGgtcaaaactccagcaacacttgTAGGATAAAGAACACATTATTGTGAGActaacagtcttggtttgtggCCTTTCTCAGGGTCATCCAGGAGCCACAGGTCAAAGATCATTGTAAAGTTTGTCCTCCTACTACAAGTGGAATTTTGACCATTTAAAGACTTTTTCCACTTCTATGCAACCTGGAAGTACATGAGGTTGAATACCTGACCTGTGAAACTTTCCCATCATCTTAGGATATTACACAGATTAAAAGATTGATGCAAAAATTGATCGACAATGGAAATTAtgctagttgcagccctaggAGCAAGACACATCTGAcccatgtactgtatgtgtgatcAGTGCCTGCCTCAGTTCACATTCTGACTCACTGTTCAGTATTTAGTTGTCTGACTTTAACTGCTTAGAAAAAAGTCTAATTTGGGGAATTAAACTTAGCTTGGGCTGATACAATTGCATGAAATCGGTTTGTTGACTGATGGAAACGTATTTAGTGTTACTAACAATTTTGATGACTACTGGCTTTCATTAAGGAGCTTTAATTTTAGTAaggaaaaatgactgaaaggtTACCCTGTCAGTTACGATTTGTTTggtcctctatgacagtaacGTTTGTTAGCCAAATTTAGCTAATATTTGTTAGGTTTTGGACAATATGGcttgacaaaacattttaagaccAAAAGACTAAGATATTAATCGAGAGAACAACGCTGCGTAGTGAATTcaagataataaaaataatcgttagttgcagtttcaaaaacattttaggGCCATTTTAGAGGAACAGCCACGTAACTTTACTGGATAGAAACGTAGCTAAGTTAACGGTATTTCAATAATAAAAGTAGTTTAACAAACTAACAGTTGTTTTAATGTCCTGATTTCTTTTCGACATCTTCACGATAAAGTGTAAAGTTTGTTTAAACACGGCTGACAGTAAACTACAGCGGTGCCGTTGACCATAACTTTTCGCATTAACTAATTAAGCTAGCTGTTAGCAAGCTCTAGCTAGCTAAAGACCCGATCAGCCGACGTTAACTTACCAGTTTTGTGGCTCGGTAGGGTCCAGGGGTGATAAC
This window of the Pagrus major chromosome 11, Pma_NU_1.0 genome carries:
- the depdc1a gene encoding DEP domain-containing protein 1A isoform X1, whose protein sequence is MNMSSHVITPGPYRATKLWNEVTRLFRAGMPLRKHRQNFRHYASCFTASAAVDWLHQLLCSNSNFGPDVTRQQTVQLLKKFLKNHVIEDVKGRWGREDLEDNTTLYRFPSTSPLKPIPCPAQASAPGSIKKRPSFRDKEGFFKFRSFKKEKETQENVDPALQAGGENRPIEEQQGQRRVMTVEDEQEIWRDITLTHLQRILGCATLDEVLDQRYVNPQNIIHNMTKVNKHGVVTLDDKTNDLPHWVLSAMKSLANWPKYDNAQPSYPGFERDVFKTVSDYFYSLLQPLLTYELYELFINVLVFCGYVAAPTIHQRGKRKKSDLPSAPPPAKASFRSTECLLLSLIRQGTCDETESPMREVLGGKLQSRLAALKGGMTNEGDGQFGGSCMSLSTAGSMRPQTRSCSLETMLDDSAPLTRQQLFLSNDSLASYSNRSQDDGPAITTLHSRTDFTSASKANPITYENAQGGTSRNRLSVASVAGLSVTRRSRAFRPRSVGSCLDIVVETREEDVKETKWRGRATSCLNVNTPAEPHHSSALLPPPLPSRHPPSSSYHPFLSSSYAMAKVQGSQATTAFSGPRPASSTSNLWTLPPPAVVRRCLSSLDVSKQSRPASLFKPPVCVPTSSSKPPQPKPEHSLLQPQCERVAIEALQLCTLLLPPASRRKLQLLMRMMSRISQNVDMPRLHPAIGTRTLMVHTFSGCVLGSAVECDLDELLATRLVSFLMDHHQSILSVPEYLLNAINDHIQYLRTVQVPLDGVSNVHGSDPVCVPMPIYAFCHQISGAEFEQQKLEASQKAMEELLEMLLTDQNISEKDRRKKLKQFQKQYPDIYSRRFPSSDRESNKPKIKPPLLNIKKTKTFSIRN
- the depdc1a gene encoding DEP domain-containing protein 1A isoform X2, which translates into the protein MNMSSHVITPGPYRATKLWNEVTRLFRAGMPLRKHRQNFRHYASCFTASAAVDWLHQLLCSNSNFGPDVTRQQTVQLLKKFLKNHVIEDVKGRWGREDLEDNTTLYRFPSTSPLKPIPCPAQASAPGSIKKRPSFRDKEGFFKFRSFKKEKETQENVDPALQAGGENRPIEEQQGQRRVMTVEDEQEIWRDITLTHLQRILGCATLDEVLDQRYVNPQNIIHNMTKVNKHGVVTLDDKTNDLPHWVLSAMKSLANWPKYDNAQPSYPGFERDVFKTVSDYFYSLLQPLLTYELYELFINVLGLLQPQCERVAIEALQLCTLLLPPASRRKLQLLMRMMSRISQNVDMPRLHPAIGTRTLMVHTFSGCVLGSAVECDLDELLATRLVSFLMDHHQSILSVPEYLLNAINDHIQYLRTVQVPLDGVSNVHGSDPVCVPMPIYAFCHQISGAEFEQQKLEASQKAMEELLEMLLTDQNISEKDRRKKLKQFQKQYPDIYSRRFPSSDRESNKPKIKPPLLNIKKTKTFSIRN